A single genomic interval of Aliiroseovarius sediminilitoris harbors:
- a CDS encoding RraA family protein codes for MDNTLLTMLQRVDTPTVCNAIEVAQGKRGFDAFTRGTMLASHPDAPAIVGYARTARIAAVAPPTEAPEVIKARRMDYYRHMSQGSRPALAVIEDVDFPRCIGAYWGEINTTVHKGFGLSGALTNGVMRDLGDLPDGFPVIAGSIGPSHGFVHVKDIAQPVTVFGLTIADGDLVHADRHGALVIPPDVLPDLEAAIRRLLDTEKLVLDPARQEGFDFDAFEAAWSAFEAART; via the coding sequence ATGGACAACACTCTTTTGACCATGCTGCAACGGGTCGATACACCCACCGTTTGCAACGCCATCGAGGTGGCGCAGGGCAAACGTGGCTTTGACGCGTTTACCCGTGGCACGATGCTGGCCTCGCACCCTGATGCCCCGGCCATTGTGGGCTATGCCCGCACCGCTCGGATCGCCGCCGTCGCGCCGCCGACCGAGGCGCCCGAAGTCATCAAGGCACGGCGCATGGACTATTACCGCCATATGTCACAAGGTTCGCGCCCCGCGCTGGCGGTGATTGAAGACGTGGATTTCCCCCGGTGCATCGGCGCCTATTGGGGCGAGATCAACACGACGGTGCATAAGGGTTTCGGCCTGTCCGGTGCGCTGACCAACGGGGTTATGCGTGACCTTGGCGATCTGCCGGACGGGTTTCCGGTGATTGCAGGCTCCATCGGTCCCAGCCATGGGTTCGTCCATGTAAAGGATATTGCGCAACCGGTGACGGTCTTCGGGTTGACCATCGCGGATGGCGATCTGGTCCATGCCGACCGCCACGGTGCGCTCGTCATTCCGCCCGACGTATTGCCTGATTTGGAAGCCGCAATCCGGCGCCTGTTGGACACCGAGAAACTTGTGCTGGACCCAGCACGTCAGGAAGGGTTCGACTTTGACGCCTTCGAAGCCGCGTGGTCAGCCTTTGAGGCGGCGCGGACATAG
- the katG gene encoding catalase/peroxidase HPI translates to MDGDNVMKGGGCPVMHGGNTGMDNHPAKWWPKTLNISILHQHDARSNPMDPDYNHREAVKALDFQGVWDDVDKLLTDSQSWWPADWGHYGGLFIRLSWHVAGSYRLGDGRGGAGTGNLRFEPLNSWPDNASLDKARRILWPVKKKYGNALSWADLLVLAGTVAYSNMGLKVYGFAFGREDIWAPELDINWGEDSEMLAPTDERITDLDDADSLYDPLAASHMGLIYVNPEGVNGVPDPAKTGKFVRMTFARMAMNDEETAALTVGGHTVGKAHGGLAADQVGPAPAGCDLEAGGFGWADPGFDGNANTAHTSGLEGAWTTNPTKWDNGYLDLLFGYEWEVKKSRAGANQWEPINIAEEHKVPDATDPSIKHNPIMTDADMAMKVDPIYREICERFHKDPAYLAATFAKAWFKLTHRDMGPKANYIGPFVPEGDLIWQDPVPAGSTDYDVDAVKAKIAKSGLSMAEMIATAWDSARTYRGSDMRGGANGARIRLAPQKDWPGNEPKRLAKVLGILEPIAAETGASIADVIVLAGNVGVEQAIKAAGSDVSVPFTPGRGDATDAQTDADSFSVLEPVADGFRNWKRDDLPVHAEELLLDRAQLLGLTGHEMTALVGGLRVLGVNHGGSKHGVFSQREGQLTTDFFQVLTDMSYKWVPASEDDTYELQDRQTGAVKYTATRADLVFGSNSILRAYAEVYAQDDNEAKFVRDFVAAWTKVMNADRFDLLA, encoded by the coding sequence ATGGACGGAGACAACGTGATGAAGGGCGGCGGTTGCCCGGTCATGCATGGCGGCAACACCGGAATGGACAACCACCCGGCAAAATGGTGGCCCAAAACGCTGAACATAAGCATCCTGCATCAGCACGACGCGCGATCAAATCCCATGGATCCCGACTACAACCACCGCGAAGCGGTGAAGGCTCTGGATTTTCAAGGCGTCTGGGACGACGTCGACAAGCTGCTGACCGACAGCCAAAGCTGGTGGCCCGCCGACTGGGGGCATTATGGCGGGTTGTTCATCCGACTGTCATGGCATGTCGCCGGATCGTATCGTCTGGGCGATGGGCGCGGCGGTGCGGGCACCGGCAACCTGCGGTTTGAACCGCTGAACTCCTGGCCCGACAACGCCAGCCTTGATAAGGCGCGGCGCATCCTTTGGCCGGTGAAAAAGAAATACGGCAACGCGCTGTCCTGGGCCGACCTTCTGGTGCTGGCCGGGACGGTGGCCTATTCCAATATGGGTCTGAAAGTCTATGGCTTCGCCTTTGGGCGTGAAGACATCTGGGCCCCCGAGCTGGACATCAACTGGGGTGAAGACAGCGAAATGCTGGCCCCCACGGACGAACGGATCACCGATCTGGATGATGCAGACTCGCTCTATGATCCGCTTGCGGCGTCGCATATGGGCCTGATCTATGTGAACCCCGAAGGTGTGAACGGCGTGCCCGATCCCGCAAAGACGGGTAAATTCGTGCGCATGACATTCGCACGCATGGCGATGAACGACGAAGAAACCGCCGCCCTGACAGTGGGCGGACACACGGTTGGGAAAGCGCATGGCGGTCTGGCCGCAGATCAAGTCGGACCCGCCCCTGCGGGCTGCGATCTTGAGGCCGGCGGTTTTGGTTGGGCTGATCCCGGCTTCGACGGCAACGCCAACACAGCGCATACATCGGGGCTGGAAGGAGCTTGGACCACCAACCCGACCAAGTGGGACAATGGCTATCTTGACCTCTTGTTCGGCTATGAATGGGAGGTCAAGAAATCCCGCGCAGGTGCCAATCAGTGGGAACCGATCAACATCGCAGAAGAGCACAAGGTGCCGGACGCGACGGATCCTTCGATCAAGCACAACCCGATCATGACCGACGCGGATATGGCGATGAAGGTCGACCCGATCTATCGCGAAATTTGCGAACGGTTCCACAAAGACCCGGCATATCTGGCCGCGACCTTTGCCAAGGCATGGTTCAAGCTGACCCACCGCGACATGGGACCGAAGGCCAACTATATCGGTCCCTTCGTCCCCGAAGGCGATTTGATCTGGCAAGATCCGGTGCCCGCTGGGTCGACCGATTACGATGTCGACGCGGTGAAGGCAAAGATCGCCAAAAGCGGCCTGAGCATGGCCGAGATGATTGCCACCGCATGGGACAGCGCCCGCACCTATCGCGGCTCGGATATGCGCGGCGGGGCCAATGGTGCCCGCATCCGGCTTGCTCCGCAGAAAGACTGGCCGGGCAACGAACCGAAACGGCTGGCCAAAGTGCTGGGCATCCTTGAACCCATCGCTGCCGAGACCGGCGCGTCCATCGCCGACGTGATCGTTCTGGCCGGCAATGTCGGGGTCGAACAGGCGATCAAGGCCGCCGGGTCGGACGTTTCTGTGCCCTTCACCCCCGGTCGTGGTGACGCCACGGACGCGCAAACAGATGCTGATAGCTTCTCGGTGCTTGAACCCGTCGCGGATGGCTTCCGCAACTGGAAACGCGACGACCTGCCCGTCCACGCGGAAGAGCTGTTGCTCGACCGGGCGCAGCTTCTGGGCCTGACCGGGCATGAAATGACCGCGCTTGTCGGTGGGCTTCGTGTGCTGGGCGTCAACCATGGCGGCTCGAAACACGGGGTCTTCAGCCAGCGGGAAGGCCAGCTGACCACCGACTTCTTCCAGGTGCTGACCGATATGAGCTACAAATGGGTTCCCGCCAGCGAAGATGACACTTACGAGTTGCAGGACCGCCAGACAGGCGCGGTGAAATACACCGCAACCCGCGCTGATCTTGTGTTCGGATCAAACTCGATCCTGCGCGCCTATGCAGAAGTCTATGCTCAGGATGACAATGAAGCGAAATTCGTGCGCGACTTCGTGGCCGCCTGGACCAAGGTGATGAACGCCGACCGCTTCGATCTTCTGGCGTAA
- a CDS encoding ATP-binding protein, with product MTALRRFLPDGVAGRFALLLTVALVVANLIALALLSIERGRLDRAALIEREAERIVSLVPAIEAAEPGSRHAIARDASTRFSRVSVDPEPVVTEVPTAPRSTALTKDLTDALDGRRVQAAILVRPDRDGGHRSESIAVSILLASPDGGTTQWLNVRSRGERPRPPGLDEEVFFIVLGLSLVAVLGVSLLFLRRLTRPLRELATAARAAGNGDRSAHVAEEGPREMREAAAAFNDMQSRIARFDAERMRTLAAVGHDLRTPITSLRIRAELLDDPDGAAMIRTLDEMTVMANGLVSYAQGAREAESAEQVQLRDLLARLCDEQGAILAPGDAVTITARPVALARAFRNLIDNATRYGGAARLSLHVRRHRAVITIDDDGPGIPVADRESMFEPFVRGELSRNLETGGAGLGLSIARGIIAAHGGEIALTNRDEGGLRVSIDLPVVI from the coding sequence ATGACCGCCCTGCGCCGATTTTTACCCGATGGGGTCGCGGGCCGGTTTGCCCTGCTGCTGACCGTGGCGCTTGTGGTCGCCAACTTGATCGCGCTGGCGCTGCTGTCGATCGAGAGGGGTCGCCTGGATCGGGCCGCGTTGATCGAGCGGGAGGCAGAGCGCATCGTGTCGCTGGTTCCGGCCATCGAGGCAGCCGAGCCTGGTTCGCGCCATGCCATCGCACGCGACGCGTCCACCCGGTTTTCGCGCGTTTCGGTCGACCCTGAACCGGTGGTAACAGAGGTTCCGACCGCACCACGATCAACGGCTTTGACCAAGGACCTGACGGATGCGCTGGACGGACGACGCGTTCAAGCCGCGATCTTGGTGCGCCCGGATCGCGATGGCGGTCATCGCAGCGAAAGCATTGCCGTTTCGATCCTGTTGGCATCGCCCGATGGCGGGACAACGCAATGGTTAAACGTGCGGTCACGGGGGGAACGCCCCCGTCCGCCGGGGCTGGATGAAGAGGTCTTCTTTATCGTTCTGGGTCTGTCGCTTGTCGCGGTATTGGGGGTGTCGCTGCTGTTTCTGCGCCGCCTGACGCGACCGCTTCGTGAACTGGCAACGGCGGCGCGGGCCGCGGGCAATGGCGACCGGTCCGCTCATGTGGCCGAGGAAGGGCCGCGCGAAATGCGCGAGGCTGCCGCTGCGTTTAACGACATGCAATCCCGCATCGCCCGGTTCGATGCTGAACGGATGCGGACCTTGGCCGCGGTGGGTCATGATCTGCGCACCCCGATCACCAGTCTGAGGATTCGGGCCGAGCTTCTGGATGATCCAGACGGCGCAGCGATGATCCGAACGCTGGATGAAATGACGGTAATGGCGAACGGGCTGGTATCTTATGCCCAGGGCGCGAGAGAGGCTGAGTCAGCCGAGCAGGTTCAACTGCGCGATCTGTTGGCACGTCTGTGTGACGAGCAGGGCGCGATCCTTGCCCCCGGTGACGCCGTTACGATCACCGCGCGCCCGGTTGCGCTTGCGCGTGCGTTCAGAAACCTGATCGACAACGCCACCCGCTATGGCGGTGCCGCCCGCCTGTCACTGCACGTCCGGCGGCACCGGGCAGTGATCACCATCGACGATGACGGGCCGGGTATCCCTGTCGCTGACCGTGAATCCATGTTTGAACCCTTTGTCCGCGGCGAGTTGAGCCGCAATCTTGAAACGGGCGGCGCGGGACTGGGGCTGTCGATTGCACGCGGCATTATCGCGGCCCATGGCGGAGAGATTGCTTTGACCAACCGGGACGAAGGCGGCTTGCGCGTATCGATTGATCTGCCGGTTGTGATCTGA
- a CDS encoding endonuclease/exonuclease/phosphatase family protein, which produces MRKSLIIVSVLILVLVATVGAQYLWQSRGPGLVSPSANALRVATWNVHYIMARRDDGRWGLERWQQRKAPLAATFAALEADIVAFQEMETFEGSDDDTVNLARSWLLDTNPDYSAAAVGDWRVFPSTQPIFYRTERFDLLEQGWFFLSETPDVIYSRTFDGSYPAFVSWAVFRDRQNDAEFRVVNAHLDYSSGENRTRSVALMTDRMVPWIAGNEAVILAGDLNALAGSSLHDKLEQAGLTFVPVKGATYHLDRGLNLFGAIDHIAHTEKLQPIGEAMVVRERLGPVWPSDHYPVVVDYRGSGS; this is translated from the coding sequence ATGAGAAAATCCCTGATAATCGTTTCGGTGTTGATACTGGTCCTGGTCGCGACCGTGGGTGCCCAATATCTTTGGCAATCTCGCGGGCCGGGGCTGGTCTCGCCGTCAGCGAATGCACTGCGCGTTGCCACGTGGAACGTCCATTACATCATGGCGCGGCGTGACGACGGGCGGTGGGGTCTGGAACGATGGCAGCAGCGCAAAGCGCCGCTTGCCGCTACTTTCGCAGCCCTTGAGGCAGACATCGTTGCATTTCAGGAGATGGAGACGTTCGAGGGCAGCGATGACGATACCGTCAATCTGGCGCGGTCGTGGCTGTTGGATACAAACCCGGACTACAGTGCTGCGGCAGTCGGTGATTGGAGGGTCTTTCCCTCAACGCAACCGATCTTCTATCGCACCGAACGGTTCGATTTGTTGGAGCAAGGGTGGTTCTTTCTGTCTGAAACACCCGATGTCATCTATTCCCGCACCTTTGACGGGTCTTACCCCGCATTCGTATCCTGGGCTGTGTTCCGGGACCGACAAAACGATGCGGAATTTCGCGTGGTGAATGCGCATCTGGATTACTCCAGTGGTGAGAACCGCACAAGATCCGTTGCTCTGATGACCGATCGAATGGTGCCGTGGATCGCTGGAAACGAGGCGGTGATTCTTGCGGGCGATCTGAATGCACTTGCCGGGTCATCGTTGCATGACAAGCTTGAACAGGCTGGTTTGACCTTTGTGCCGGTGAAGGGGGCAACTTATCATCTGGATCGGGGTCTGAACCTGTTTGGGGCGATAGATCATATTGCCCATACTGAAAAGCTTCAGCCGATTGGCGAAGCCATGGTGGTCCGAGAACGGCTCGGCCCGGTCTGGCCGTCGGACCATTATCCTGTCGTCGTGGATTATCGCGGGTCCGGCAGTTAA
- a CDS encoding response regulator, which yields MDASEPKILIVDDARDIREPLGQYLHKQGFRTELAANAGEARRIIEEANLALIVLDVMMPGEDGLSLCRWLVGRGGPPVILLTAMADETDRIVGLELGADDYVVKPFNPRELLARIRAVLRRAPPPEPKVPTGRARIAGWTHDPTTHRLVHQDGRDIELTTGESRLLAVLADHPNTVLNRDRLLDLTVGRDAKAYDRAIDNTVSRLRRKIEEDPKVPKLIVTEWGGGYRLAADVEAE from the coding sequence TTGGACGCGTCTGAGCCGAAAATTCTAATCGTTGATGATGCGCGCGACATTCGCGAGCCGCTGGGTCAGTACCTGCACAAGCAAGGGTTTCGTACAGAACTGGCTGCAAATGCCGGTGAAGCGCGCCGGATCATCGAGGAAGCGAACCTGGCGCTGATTGTTCTGGACGTGATGATGCCGGGCGAAGACGGGCTGAGCCTGTGCCGCTGGCTTGTGGGGCGCGGTGGTCCGCCTGTGATCCTGTTGACAGCGATGGCGGATGAGACTGACAGGATCGTGGGTCTTGAACTTGGAGCCGATGACTACGTCGTCAAACCATTCAACCCGCGCGAGTTGCTTGCGCGTATCCGGGCCGTCTTGCGACGCGCGCCGCCGCCCGAGCCGAAGGTGCCGACGGGACGGGCACGGATTGCAGGTTGGACCCATGACCCGACCACCCATCGGCTGGTTCACCAAGACGGGCGCGATATCGAGCTGACAACAGGCGAAAGCCGTCTTCTGGCGGTACTGGCAGACCATCCCAACACGGTGCTCAACCGTGATCGACTGTTGGATCTGACGGTTGGGCGGGATGCCAAGGCCTATGACCGTGCCATAGATAACACGGTCAGTCGTTTGCGCCGCAAGATCGAGGAAGACCCGAAAGTGCCGAAGCTGATCGTCACGGAATGGGGCGGCGGATACCGTCTGGCCGCCGACGTCGAAGCAGAATGA
- the aroQ gene encoding type II 3-dehydroquinate dehydratase codes for MSKLIYILNGPNLNLLGNRQPDLYGHETLADIEAQCQTVAASAGLSQKMLQSNHEGQIVDWIHEAREDAAGIIINPGALTHYSIAVLDALNAFDGPVIEVHVSQVHKREPFRHKSFVSLRADAVMAGFGTHGYALAMQHVAHLLGGK; via the coding sequence ATGAGCAAACTGATCTATATCCTCAACGGCCCGAACCTGAACCTGTTGGGCAATCGGCAACCTGACCTCTATGGGCACGAGACTCTGGCCGATATCGAAGCGCAATGTCAGACGGTCGCGGCATCTGCCGGTCTGTCGCAAAAGATGCTGCAATCCAACCACGAAGGTCAGATTGTCGATTGGATTCACGAGGCGCGGGAAGACGCCGCCGGGATCATCATCAACCCCGGTGCGCTCACGCATTATTCCATCGCAGTGCTGGACGCGCTGAACGCCTTTGATGGCCCGGTGATCGAGGTTCATGTCAGTCAGGTCCACAAACGCGAGCCCTTCCGGCACAAATCCTTCGTCAGCCTTCGCGCCGATGCGGTTATGGCCGGGTTCGGCACGCACGGATATGCCCTTGCCATGCAGCATGTGGCCCATCTTCTGGGCGGCAAGTAA
- a CDS encoding EF-hand domain-containing protein: MKTTKILPIGFLTLGLIGSGVMIATAQNLPPLTPDDQAQVQMQSQKPMQRADYRDGKAGRDSGKGDRMGRHEKRGGHGMRGGDGMRGGGEMFRGLFAQIDADGNGSVTQEEVDAFRAAKVTEADVSGDGALSIEEFDTLYREFTRSRMVDMFQDLDADGDGVISPEEADARFGDVVNRMDRDNDGALTLTDKAGRR, translated from the coding sequence ATGAAAACGACCAAAATTCTTCCCATCGGATTTCTGACGCTTGGCCTGATCGGATCCGGGGTGATGATCGCGACTGCCCAAAACCTGCCGCCGCTGACCCCGGACGATCAAGCACAGGTCCAGATGCAATCCCAGAAACCAATGCAACGCGCCGATTATCGTGACGGCAAAGCAGGCCGCGACAGTGGCAAGGGCGACCGCATGGGTCGTCATGAAAAGCGCGGTGGCCACGGGATGCGTGGCGGTGATGGCATGAGAGGTGGCGGCGAAATGTTTCGCGGCCTGTTTGCACAGATAGACGCCGACGGAAACGGTTCGGTCACGCAGGAAGAGGTCGACGCTTTTCGCGCCGCGAAAGTGACCGAGGCCGATGTTTCGGGTGACGGTGCCCTGTCGATCGAAGAATTCGATACGCTCTACCGCGAATTCACCCGCTCGCGCATGGTCGATATGTTCCAGGATCTCGACGCGGATGGCGATGGCGTGATCAGCCCTGAAGAAGCCGACGCTCGCTTCGGAGATGTCGTGAACCGTATGGATCGCGACAATGACGGCGCACTGACCCTGACTGACAAGGCAGGTCGCCGCTGA
- a CDS encoding hydrogen peroxide-inducible genes activator: MIGLTLKHLRYFDALARHAHFGRAADACGISQPALSVQIKELEAMLGSPLVERGSRNIRLTSLGTAFLDRARKILVQVGELDDLARSAMGPLAGQLRLGIIPTVAPYLLPQVMAALSTQLPTLELYPRESVTRSLIADLLDSRLDAAIVALPISEPALQEFALFKEDFVLVRPVSEADKPVPSPEKLQDMRLLLLEEGHCFRDQALSFCEVSTTKPRYLMEGSSLSTLVQMVGAGMGVTLIPEMALPLETRQAQVSIARFTPPSPARSIGMVWRKTNPLAEKLMEVGAIVRQVGDTQRKCADAAPA, encoded by the coding sequence ATGATCGGTCTGACCCTGAAGCATCTTCGATATTTCGATGCCCTCGCGCGCCATGCCCATTTTGGCCGTGCTGCGGATGCCTGTGGGATCTCGCAGCCCGCGCTATCGGTGCAGATCAAGGAATTGGAGGCGATGCTTGGTTCGCCGCTGGTCGAACGCGGATCGCGGAACATCCGTTTGACCAGCCTTGGCACAGCGTTTTTGGATCGGGCGCGCAAGATACTGGTGCAGGTGGGCGAGCTGGACGATCTTGCGCGGTCGGCCATGGGGCCGCTTGCGGGGCAGTTGCGGCTTGGGATCATTCCGACGGTCGCGCCTTATCTTTTGCCACAGGTGATGGCTGCGTTGTCGACCCAATTGCCCACGCTGGAGCTTTACCCGCGCGAGTCCGTTACCAGGTCACTGATCGCTGATCTGCTTGACTCGCGGCTTGATGCGGCCATTGTCGCCCTTCCGATTTCCGAGCCCGCGTTGCAGGAATTTGCGCTGTTCAAGGAAGATTTCGTGCTGGTGCGTCCGGTTAGCGAGGCGGATAAACCCGTGCCCAGCCCGGAAAAGCTTCAGGACATGCGATTGCTGCTGTTGGAGGAGGGGCATTGCTTCCGCGATCAGGCGCTGAGCTTCTGCGAGGTTTCAACCACCAAACCACGCTATTTGATGGAGGGCAGTTCGCTGTCAACGCTGGTGCAGATGGTCGGGGCGGGGATGGGCGTGACGCTGATCCCCGAAATGGCGTTGCCACTGGAAACGCGGCAGGCGCAGGTTTCCATCGCCCGATTCACGCCACCCAGCCCCGCGCGCAGCATCGGCATGGTGTGGCGCAAGACCAATCCGTTGGCTGAAAAACTGATGGAGGTCGGGGCGATTGTCCGGCAGGTGGGGGACACACAGCGCAAGTGCGCCGATGCGGCCCCGGCCTAG
- a CDS encoding cytochrome b encodes MKTSPITDGSTHFGSVSKINHWITAAIFLGALGLGIFIENSELPREAVSPYMQWHKAFGVSVLIFGLWRVGWRVANGFPKPVEQMPAWQDRTAKVVHVGLLTAILAMPISGILMSIAGGRDLSIWGLTLLPSLGKIEWLDTVAKAVHETAPPVILLMLALHIFGALKHHFIDRDTTLRRMTAG; translated from the coding sequence GTGAAAACATCACCAATAACCGACGGTTCCACCCATTTCGGATCGGTGTCGAAGATCAACCACTGGATCACCGCAGCAATCTTTCTGGGCGCATTGGGCCTTGGCATCTTCATCGAAAACAGCGAACTGCCGCGCGAGGCGGTCAGCCCATATATGCAATGGCATAAAGCTTTTGGCGTCAGTGTTCTGATCTTTGGCCTGTGGCGTGTTGGCTGGCGGGTGGCGAACGGGTTCCCAAAACCAGTCGAACAGATGCCAGCCTGGCAAGACAGAACCGCGAAAGTGGTGCATGTTGGACTGCTGACGGCGATCCTTGCGATGCCCATCTCGGGCATCCTCATGTCCATCGCTGGCGGGCGCGATTTGTCCATCTGGGGGCTGACACTGTTGCCGTCTCTGGGCAAGATCGAATGGCTGGACACCGTCGCCAAGGCCGTCCACGAAACCGCACCCCCGGTGATCCTGCTTATGTTGGCGCTGCATATCTTTGGCGCGTTGAAGCATCATTTCATTGATCGAGACACCACCCTGCGTCGCATGACAGCCGGTTAG
- the yghX gene encoding YghX family hydrolase: MTDQPQRKRASDFDPRILEVFDGYVHGKLSKREFIAKAGRYAAAGVTGAMIFEQLQPNYALAQQVAPDDPDIETEVIEYESPEGHGMIRGLMARPAGAEGPLPAVLVVHENRGLNPYIEDVVRRTAKAGYLALGPDGLTPLGGYPGTDDEGREMQRQLDGAKLMEDFFAAFEYLRDHQGSTGRVGCVGFCYGGGVSNALAVAYPDLAASVPFYGRQPAAEDVPQIQAPLLIHYAELDERINAGWDAYKAALDENGKGYTVHFYPGVNHGFHNDTTPRYDEDAATLAWERTLAFFDTHLTAS, encoded by the coding sequence ATGACAGACCAACCTCAACGCAAGCGTGCGTCTGATTTCGATCCGCGCATTCTGGAAGTCTTCGATGGATACGTGCACGGCAAACTCAGCAAACGCGAATTTATTGCCAAGGCGGGCCGCTATGCTGCCGCCGGTGTTACAGGCGCGATGATCTTTGAACAGCTTCAGCCGAATTATGCTTTGGCCCAACAGGTGGCGCCGGACGACCCGGATATTGAAACCGAGGTCATCGAATATGAAAGCCCCGAAGGTCACGGCATGATCCGCGGTCTTATGGCCCGCCCAGCGGGTGCCGAAGGCCCTCTGCCCGCTGTTCTGGTCGTGCACGAGAACCGAGGTCTCAACCCCTATATCGAAGATGTGGTGCGCCGCACAGCCAAGGCCGGATATCTCGCGCTTGGGCCGGATGGGCTAACGCCACTTGGCGGCTATCCCGGCACGGACGACGAAGGTCGCGAGATGCAGCGACAGCTTGATGGCGCAAAACTGATGGAAGATTTCTTTGCCGCCTTCGAATACCTTCGCGACCATCAGGGCAGCACGGGTCGCGTCGGATGTGTCGGCTTCTGCTATGGCGGCGGCGTCAGCAACGCGCTGGCAGTGGCCTATCCCGATCTTGCCGCGTCGGTGCCGTTCTATGGCCGGCAACCCGCCGCCGAAGACGTGCCGCAGATCCAGGCCCCGCTGCTGATCCACTATGCGGAACTGGATGAACGGATCAACGCGGGCTGGGACGCTTATAAGGCGGCGCTGGATGAAAACGGAAAGGGCTATACCGTCCACTTCTATCCGGGCGTCAACCACGGCTTCCACAACGACACCACCCCGCGCTATGACGAAGATGCGGCAACTCTGGCGTGGGAGCGGACACTGGCCTTCTTCGACACCCATCTGACCGCCAGCTAG
- a CDS encoding alpha/beta fold hydrolase, with amino-acid sequence MTPLVLLPGMMCDARLFAPQFAAFSGQRMVVSAPITEHDRVERLAEAVLSDAPPRFALAGLSMGGIVAMEVLRQARDRVERIALLDTNPLAETDAVKARRFPQMQKVREGQLAHVMRDEMKPNYLSDGPRRQEILDLCMEMALDLGPHVFLTQSRALMGRPDQAETLRATQLPALVLCGRDDTLCPVARHELMADLIPDAHLEIIDGAGHLPTLEQPEKTNVALARWLED; translated from the coding sequence GCGGCTGTTTGCGCCGCAATTCGCCGCTTTTTCGGGTCAGCGGATGGTGGTTAGCGCCCCCATCACCGAACATGACCGCGTTGAACGACTGGCCGAGGCTGTGCTGTCGGATGCCCCGCCGCGCTTTGCCCTGGCCGGTCTGTCCATGGGCGGCATCGTCGCGATGGAAGTATTGCGCCAGGCCCGCGATCGGGTCGAGCGGATCGCCCTTCTGGACACCAACCCGTTGGCTGAAACCGATGCCGTCAAAGCCCGTCGTTTTCCGCAAATGCAAAAGGTGCGCGAGGGCCAACTGGCGCATGTCATGCGTGACGAGATGAAGCCAAATTACCTGAGCGACGGCCCGCGCCGGCAGGAAATCCTCGATCTGTGCATGGAGATGGCGCTGGACCTTGGTCCGCATGTGTTTTTGACCCAGTCGCGGGCTTTGATGGGCCGGCCCGATCAGGCTGAAACCTTGCGGGCGACGCAGCTTCCGGCGCTGGTCCTGTGCGGGCGGGATGACACTTTGTGTCCTGTGGCGCGGCACGAATTGATGGCGGACCTGATCCCTGATGCTCACCTTGAAATCATCGACGGCGCGGGGCATCTGCCGACGCTGGAGCAACCCGAAAAAACCAACGTGGCGCTGGCGCGCTGGCTGGAGGACTGA